One Clupea harengus chromosome 11, Ch_v2.0.2, whole genome shotgun sequence DNA window includes the following coding sequences:
- the LOC116222494 gene encoding phospholipase A2 inhibitor and Ly6/PLAUR domain-containing protein-like, whose amino-acid sequence MVIEVIFVAMCLLVSQAKGLQCITCTDLTGPCSGPSQQCPAGADSCASITAATVAGGSTAEVNVKSCAPSAQCINGSLNLGSVRIIQSTLCCNTNNCNTRSPPAPVVGTANGRQCFTCESADCSSRNQCAGDEDRCLSATVSAAGQSATVKGCATQSMCSGGASQSLGSVSAEVTCCKGNLCNSAWSTTHSVLFLLWPLGSVLLFH is encoded by the exons ATGGTGATCGAAGTCATTTTTGTTGCGATGTGCCTGCTTGTGTCTCAAG CAAAAGGACTGCAGTGCATTACATGCACTGATCTGACTGGACCTTGCAGTGGACCCTCACAGCAGTGTCCCGCAGGTGCTGACTCGTGTGCCAGCATCACCGCTGCAACTGTAGCAG gGGGTTCAACTGCTGAAGTAAATGTCAAAAGCTGCGCCCCATCTGCACAATGTATCAATGGTTCCCTGAACTTAGGAAGTGTAAGGATCATACAGAGCACCTTGTGCTGTAACACAAACAACTGCAACACCAGAAGTCCTCCAG CTCCAGTAGTTGGCACGGCCAATGGGAGGCAGTGTTTCACCTGTGAGTCGGCGGACTGCTCATCAAGGAATCAATGTGCCGGTGATGAGGATCGCTGTCTCTCtgcaacag TTAGTGCAGCTGGACAGAGTGCTACCGTAAAGGGCTGTGCTACCCAAAGTATGTGCTCTGGAGGGGCTTCACAGTCGTTGGGCTCGGTGTCTGCGGAAGTGACCTGCTGTAAGGGGAATCTGTGCAACAGTGCCTGGAGTACTACACACAGTGTCCTGTTCCTGCTGTGGCCTCTgggctctgttctgctcttccACTGA